One Cardiocondyla obscurior isolate alpha-2009 linkage group LG16, Cobs3.1, whole genome shotgun sequence genomic region harbors:
- the LOC139109150 gene encoding PX domain-containing protein kinase-like protein isoform X2, whose translation MALFEKRYTNKVLLDDTEQLTSVIENARTIDGHTEYVIKTQRGPLPEKFWRVSRRYNDFVQLNAALSISGFDLPLPPKRIIGNMEPDFIAQRQIALQNYLNIVLMNPILASSLPMKKFLDPENYTAPLHEIALQQVSLALRSDANFEVCKPIPDMGWRLRKHYYTVKNRQNPKQELLLAWVEFGPDKHLQDKDIQGVFKTLGSLRHTYIEPMVHQHVTDNGALTIRNFYSAGTLRDVLCITKPKQPFIKKYGNPKQIKALTVQEIATYGYQILEALGFLHEKGLPYGHLHTGNVLLTPRCAKLLDIENGLLGLPAFYRPYVVQRRKLHATTQVDVYSFGHVLYEMAFGRPLLEATCSDLPHCEANLKNLLEVILSPEALKQDLPTVVRLLEHPFFESARRAALAIGTVEKPYFKLSNHLKEALQEAVNKAEQRLRDEQKVARHQKRLVKVQEMMSSEEEMKKRKHKLKKEQRLAQEQRSSSQLGTNGTKQINGKSPERSESPTSTSTATSVGTLTPPSLPGHKS comes from the exons ATGGCTTTATTCGAGAAGAGATACACGAATAAAGTGTTGTTAGATGATACGGAGCAGCTGACCAGTGTCATCGAAAATGCAAGGACCATCGACGGACATACG GAATACGTAATCAAAACACAGAGAGGTCCACTTCCCGAAAAATTCTGGCGAGTGAGCCGACGTTACAATGACTTCGTACAGCTCAACGCAGCTTTATCCATATCTGGCTTTGACCTGCCACTACCACCAAAACGGATTATTGGTAACATGGAGCCAGACTTTATAGCTCAGCGACAAATAGCACTGCAG AATTATCTAAACATAGTACTAATGAATCCTATACTGGCATCGTCACTTCCCATGAAAAAGTTTTTAGACCCCGAGAATTACACTGCACCGTTACATG aaattgcACTACAACAAGTGTCATTAGCATTACGAAGTGATGCCAATTTCGAAGTATGCAAGCCCATCCCTGACATGGGATGGCGATTGAGAAAACATTATTATACAGTAAAAAACCGCCAAAATCCGAAACAAGAGCTTTTGTTGGCTTGGGTTGAGTTCGGCCCTGATAAGCACTTGCAAGATAAAGATATACAGGGGGTTTTCAAGACTTTAGGCTCTCTACGACACACTTACATCGAACCGATGGTACACCAGCATGTTACAGATAATGGGGCACTAacgataagaaatttttattcggcgGGTACGTTACGTGATGTCTTATGCATCACCAAGCCTAAGCAGccatttataaaaaagtatgGAAATCCGAAACAAATAAAAGCATTGACGGTACAAGAAATTGCCACATATGGTTATCag ATATTAGAGGCTTTAGGATTTCTTCACGAGAAAGGATTACCTTACGGACATTTACACACCGGTAATGTTCTTTTAACTCCAAGATGCGCTAAATTATTGGACATAGAAAATGGGCTCCTAGGACTGCCAGCGTTCTATCGGCCTTATGTGGTTCAAAGGCGCAAATTACATGCAACG ACTCAAGTTGATGTATACTCATTTGGTCATGTTTTGTATGAAATGGCATTTGGACGACCACTTTTGGAGGCAACGTGCTCCGATTTGCCACATTGCGAagcaaatttgaaaaatttgttggAAGTTATCTTATCGCCAGAAGCTTTGAAACAAGATCTACCAACAGTGGTTCGATTACTGGAACATCCATTCTTCGAATCGGCGAGGCGTGCCGCGTTGGCAATTGGCACTGTAGAAAAGCCGTACTTCAAACTGAGCAATCATTTAAAAGAGGCTTTACAAGAAGCTGTAAACAAAGCCGAACAACGATTGCGCGATGAACAGAAAGTCGCCCGACATCAGAAGAGACTTGTTAAGGTACAAGAAATGATGAGCTCGGAAGAAGAGATGAAGAAACGAAAGCATAAATTG AAAAAAGAGCAGAGGCTGGCACAGGAACAACGTTCTTCCTCGCAATTGGGTACGAATGGGACGAAGCAAATAAATGGTAAGAGCCCAGAGCGTTCAGAGAGTCCAACAAGCACTTCCACGGCTACCAGCGTTGGAACGTTAACTCCTCCATCGCTTC CTGGACACAAAAGTTGA
- the LOC139109150 gene encoding PX domain-containing protein kinase-like protein isoform X3 → MNPILASSLPMKKFLDPENYTAPLHEIALQQVSLALRSDANFEVCKPIPDMGWRLRKHYYTVKNRQNPKQELLLAWVEFGPDKHLQDKDIQGVFKTLGSLRHTYIEPMVHQHVTDNGALTIRNFYSAGTLRDVLCITKPKQPFIKKYGNPKQIKALTVQEIATYGYQILEALGFLHEKGLPYGHLHTGNVLLTPRCAKLLDIENGLLGLPAFYRPYVVQRRKLHATTQVDVYSFGHVLYEMAFGRPLLEATCSDLPHCEANLKNLLEVILSPEALKQDLPTVVRLLEHPFFESARRAALAIGTVEKPYFKLSNHLKEALQEAVNKAEQRLRDEQKVARHQKRLVKVQEMMSSEEEMKKRKHKLKKEQRLAQEQRSSSQLGTNGTKQINGKSPERSESPTSTSTATSVGTLTPPSLRSVEITQVNAVPGKGVPPPPPPPSLPPSNEASGGASNSVSKSSNDRAALLGSICNFDKTRLRRITNGHR, encoded by the exons ATGAATCCTATACTGGCATCGTCACTTCCCATGAAAAAGTTTTTAGACCCCGAGAATTACACTGCACCGTTACATG aaattgcACTACAACAAGTGTCATTAGCATTACGAAGTGATGCCAATTTCGAAGTATGCAAGCCCATCCCTGACATGGGATGGCGATTGAGAAAACATTATTATACAGTAAAAAACCGCCAAAATCCGAAACAAGAGCTTTTGTTGGCTTGGGTTGAGTTCGGCCCTGATAAGCACTTGCAAGATAAAGATATACAGGGGGTTTTCAAGACTTTAGGCTCTCTACGACACACTTACATCGAACCGATGGTACACCAGCATGTTACAGATAATGGGGCACTAacgataagaaatttttattcggcgGGTACGTTACGTGATGTCTTATGCATCACCAAGCCTAAGCAGccatttataaaaaagtatgGAAATCCGAAACAAATAAAAGCATTGACGGTACAAGAAATTGCCACATATGGTTATCag ATATTAGAGGCTTTAGGATTTCTTCACGAGAAAGGATTACCTTACGGACATTTACACACCGGTAATGTTCTTTTAACTCCAAGATGCGCTAAATTATTGGACATAGAAAATGGGCTCCTAGGACTGCCAGCGTTCTATCGGCCTTATGTGGTTCAAAGGCGCAAATTACATGCAACG ACTCAAGTTGATGTATACTCATTTGGTCATGTTTTGTATGAAATGGCATTTGGACGACCACTTTTGGAGGCAACGTGCTCCGATTTGCCACATTGCGAagcaaatttgaaaaatttgttggAAGTTATCTTATCGCCAGAAGCTTTGAAACAAGATCTACCAACAGTGGTTCGATTACTGGAACATCCATTCTTCGAATCGGCGAGGCGTGCCGCGTTGGCAATTGGCACTGTAGAAAAGCCGTACTTCAAACTGAGCAATCATTTAAAAGAGGCTTTACAAGAAGCTGTAAACAAAGCCGAACAACGATTGCGCGATGAACAGAAAGTCGCCCGACATCAGAAGAGACTTGTTAAGGTACAAGAAATGATGAGCTCGGAAGAAGAGATGAAGAAACGAAAGCATAAATTG AAAAAAGAGCAGAGGCTGGCACAGGAACAACGTTCTTCCTCGCAATTGGGTACGAATGGGACGAAGCAAATAAATGGTAAGAGCCCAGAGCGTTCAGAGAGTCCAACAAGCACTTCCACGGCTACCAGCGTTGGAACGTTAACTCCTCCATCGCTTC GTTCTGTGGAAATTACTCAAGTGAATGCAGTTCCTGGCAAAGGTGttccaccaccaccaccaccaccctCGCTGCCACCGTCAAATGAAGCGTCCGGTGGTGCATCGAATAGTGTATCGAAATCGTCAAATGACCGTGCCGCTTTACTCGGAAGTATTTGCAACTTTGACAAGACTAGATTACGAAGAATCACAAATGGACATCGTTAG
- the LOC139109150 gene encoding PX domain-containing protein kinase-like protein isoform X1, producing the protein MALFEKRYTNKVLLDDTEQLTSVIENARTIDGHTEYVIKTQRGPLPEKFWRVSRRYNDFVQLNAALSISGFDLPLPPKRIIGNMEPDFIAQRQIALQNYLNIVLMNPILASSLPMKKFLDPENYTAPLHEIALQQVSLALRSDANFEVCKPIPDMGWRLRKHYYTVKNRQNPKQELLLAWVEFGPDKHLQDKDIQGVFKTLGSLRHTYIEPMVHQHVTDNGALTIRNFYSAGTLRDVLCITKPKQPFIKKYGNPKQIKALTVQEIATYGYQILEALGFLHEKGLPYGHLHTGNVLLTPRCAKLLDIENGLLGLPAFYRPYVVQRRKLHATTQVDVYSFGHVLYEMAFGRPLLEATCSDLPHCEANLKNLLEVILSPEALKQDLPTVVRLLEHPFFESARRAALAIGTVEKPYFKLSNHLKEALQEAVNKAEQRLRDEQKVARHQKRLVKVQEMMSSEEEMKKRKHKLKKEQRLAQEQRSSSQLGTNGTKQINGKSPERSESPTSTSTATSVGTLTPPSLRSVEITQVNAVPGKGVPPPPPPPSLPPSNEASGGASNSVSKSSNDRAALLGSICNFDKTRLRRITNGHR; encoded by the exons ATGGCTTTATTCGAGAAGAGATACACGAATAAAGTGTTGTTAGATGATACGGAGCAGCTGACCAGTGTCATCGAAAATGCAAGGACCATCGACGGACATACG GAATACGTAATCAAAACACAGAGAGGTCCACTTCCCGAAAAATTCTGGCGAGTGAGCCGACGTTACAATGACTTCGTACAGCTCAACGCAGCTTTATCCATATCTGGCTTTGACCTGCCACTACCACCAAAACGGATTATTGGTAACATGGAGCCAGACTTTATAGCTCAGCGACAAATAGCACTGCAG AATTATCTAAACATAGTACTAATGAATCCTATACTGGCATCGTCACTTCCCATGAAAAAGTTTTTAGACCCCGAGAATTACACTGCACCGTTACATG aaattgcACTACAACAAGTGTCATTAGCATTACGAAGTGATGCCAATTTCGAAGTATGCAAGCCCATCCCTGACATGGGATGGCGATTGAGAAAACATTATTATACAGTAAAAAACCGCCAAAATCCGAAACAAGAGCTTTTGTTGGCTTGGGTTGAGTTCGGCCCTGATAAGCACTTGCAAGATAAAGATATACAGGGGGTTTTCAAGACTTTAGGCTCTCTACGACACACTTACATCGAACCGATGGTACACCAGCATGTTACAGATAATGGGGCACTAacgataagaaatttttattcggcgGGTACGTTACGTGATGTCTTATGCATCACCAAGCCTAAGCAGccatttataaaaaagtatgGAAATCCGAAACAAATAAAAGCATTGACGGTACAAGAAATTGCCACATATGGTTATCag ATATTAGAGGCTTTAGGATTTCTTCACGAGAAAGGATTACCTTACGGACATTTACACACCGGTAATGTTCTTTTAACTCCAAGATGCGCTAAATTATTGGACATAGAAAATGGGCTCCTAGGACTGCCAGCGTTCTATCGGCCTTATGTGGTTCAAAGGCGCAAATTACATGCAACG ACTCAAGTTGATGTATACTCATTTGGTCATGTTTTGTATGAAATGGCATTTGGACGACCACTTTTGGAGGCAACGTGCTCCGATTTGCCACATTGCGAagcaaatttgaaaaatttgttggAAGTTATCTTATCGCCAGAAGCTTTGAAACAAGATCTACCAACAGTGGTTCGATTACTGGAACATCCATTCTTCGAATCGGCGAGGCGTGCCGCGTTGGCAATTGGCACTGTAGAAAAGCCGTACTTCAAACTGAGCAATCATTTAAAAGAGGCTTTACAAGAAGCTGTAAACAAAGCCGAACAACGATTGCGCGATGAACAGAAAGTCGCCCGACATCAGAAGAGACTTGTTAAGGTACAAGAAATGATGAGCTCGGAAGAAGAGATGAAGAAACGAAAGCATAAATTG AAAAAAGAGCAGAGGCTGGCACAGGAACAACGTTCTTCCTCGCAATTGGGTACGAATGGGACGAAGCAAATAAATGGTAAGAGCCCAGAGCGTTCAGAGAGTCCAACAAGCACTTCCACGGCTACCAGCGTTGGAACGTTAACTCCTCCATCGCTTC GTTCTGTGGAAATTACTCAAGTGAATGCAGTTCCTGGCAAAGGTGttccaccaccaccaccaccaccctCGCTGCCACCGTCAAATGAAGCGTCCGGTGGTGCATCGAATAGTGTATCGAAATCGTCAAATGACCGTGCCGCTTTACTCGGAAGTATTTGCAACTTTGACAAGACTAGATTACGAAGAATCACAAATGGACATCGTTAG
- the Taz gene encoding tafazzin isoform X2, with amino-acid sequence MVYDIKWIIPKLRNPSRLWNIASSITFAAVGIFSKIIIATLDFRYCFNRHKLRWSLAAQDICFTNVWHSYFFMLGKCIPIVRGDGVYQEAMDFCIERLALGDWVHVFPEGKVNMLKEDMRLKWGVGRLILESPVTPIVIPIYHLGMDEVLPNEPPYMLKVGKRVTMNYGEPIDFSGMLAELRESKASEMEARKAITDRIQKELSRLKAATEKLHAEL; translated from the exons ATGGTATACGACATCAAGTGGATCATACCAAAACTACGGAACCCGTCCCGGTTGTGGAACATCGCGAGCAGCATAACCTTCGCGGCGGTGGGcattttttcgaaaatcatcATAG CGACCCTGGACTTCCGGTATTGCTTCAACCGACATAAGCTGCGATGGTCGCTAGCTGCGCAGGACATTTGTTTCACGAATGTCTGGCATTCCTACTTTTTCATGCTCGGCAAGTGCATACCCATCGTCCGGGGTGACGGCGTGTACCAAGAAGCCATGGACTTTTGCATCGAAAGGCTAGCCCTTGGCGATTGGGTGCACGTCTTCCCTGAGGGAAAAGTCAATATGCTTAAGGAAGACATGAG GTTGAAATGGGGCGTGGGTAGATTAATATTAGAATCCCCCGTCACGCCCATCGTAATTCCTATCTATCATCTTGGTATGGATGAAGTACTTCCCAACGAGCCGCCGTACATGCTTAAAGTGGGAAAGAGAGTTACCATGAATTACGGTGAGCCTATAGACTTTAGCGGAATGCTGGCCGAACTCCGGGAGTCAAAAGCGAGTGAGATGGAAGCGCGAAAAGCGATAACTGATCGCATTCAAAAAGAGCTTTCAAG attGAAAGCAGCTACCGAAAAGCTTCACGCTGAGTTATGA
- the Taz gene encoding tafazzin isoform X1 has protein sequence MVYDIKWIIPKLRNPSRLWNIASSITFAAVGIFSKIIIEWLNKTTVYNKHIIVRALDLRPKNVPLITVSNHHSCFDDPGIWATLDFRYCFNRHKLRWSLAAQDICFTNVWHSYFFMLGKCIPIVRGDGVYQEAMDFCIERLALGDWVHVFPEGKVNMLKEDMRLKWGVGRLILESPVTPIVIPIYHLGMDEVLPNEPPYMLKVGKRVTMNYGEPIDFSGMLAELRESKASEMEARKAITDRIQKELSRLKAATEKLHAEL, from the exons ATGGTATACGACATCAAGTGGATCATACCAAAACTACGGAACCCGTCCCGGTTGTGGAACATCGCGAGCAGCATAACCTTCGCGGCGGTGGGcattttttcgaaaatcatcATAG AATGGCTGAACAAAACGACGGTGTACAACAAGCACATTATCGTGCGCGCCTTAGACCTCCGGCCGAAAAACGTTCCGCTCATTACCGTGTCGAATCATCACAGTTGCTTCGACGATCCGGGTATATGGG CGACCCTGGACTTCCGGTATTGCTTCAACCGACATAAGCTGCGATGGTCGCTAGCTGCGCAGGACATTTGTTTCACGAATGTCTGGCATTCCTACTTTTTCATGCTCGGCAAGTGCATACCCATCGTCCGGGGTGACGGCGTGTACCAAGAAGCCATGGACTTTTGCATCGAAAGGCTAGCCCTTGGCGATTGGGTGCACGTCTTCCCTGAGGGAAAAGTCAATATGCTTAAGGAAGACATGAG GTTGAAATGGGGCGTGGGTAGATTAATATTAGAATCCCCCGTCACGCCCATCGTAATTCCTATCTATCATCTTGGTATGGATGAAGTACTTCCCAACGAGCCGCCGTACATGCTTAAAGTGGGAAAGAGAGTTACCATGAATTACGGTGAGCCTATAGACTTTAGCGGAATGCTGGCCGAACTCCGGGAGTCAAAAGCGAGTGAGATGGAAGCGCGAAAAGCGATAACTGATCGCATTCAAAAAGAGCTTTCAAG attGAAAGCAGCTACCGAAAAGCTTCACGCTGAGTTATGA